Proteins from one Campylobacter concisus genomic window:
- the ybaK gene encoding Cys-tRNA(Pro) deacylase — protein sequence MIHKTNAARALDKLKINYEILEYEVDLNDLSALHVAASTKQDIKQIYKTIVCECEPKNFVVACLQGDLELDLKALAHACGAKRCELINLKDLEKITGYIRGGCSPLAMKKHFATFIDERAKEQEYVLVSAGVRGKQIKIAPSDLLRACEADYADIARLAL from the coding sequence ATGATACATAAGACAAATGCTGCCAGAGCTTTAGATAAGCTAAAAATCAATTATGAAATTTTAGAGTATGAAGTTGATTTAAACGATCTTTCAGCTCTCCACGTAGCAGCTAGCACCAAGCAAGATATAAAACAAATTTATAAGACTATCGTTTGTGAGTGTGAGCCTAAAAATTTCGTTGTTGCTTGCTTACAGGGCGATTTGGAGCTTGATCTAAAAGCACTTGCTCACGCGTGTGGCGCCAAACGCTGCGAACTTATAAATTTGAAAGACCTAGAAAAGATCACCGGCTACATCAGAGGCGGCTGCTCGCCACTAGCTATGAAAAAGCACTTTGCCACATTTATCGATGAGCGAGCAAAAGAGCAAGAGTACGTGCTAGTAAGCGCTGGAGTAAGAGGCAAGCAGATAAAGATAGCTCCAAGTGACCTTTTGAGGGCTTGTGAGGCGGATTACGCTGATATCGCTAGGCTAGCTCTTTAA
- the fliL gene encoding flagellar basal body-associated protein FliL: MAEEVEEKKAKKGGNGALMIIIIAIFVLLLVIGGLVAFLMLSSDEPKEANMMQAPAQTQTQAMPAQNKAKHGSNDYSNMGPIYPLDQFIVNLLSENGSRFLKTKIDMEQSDELLTPELDKKKALLRDIIIRTLSSKTYEEVSTAKGKDRLKDEIVGKLNEVLNDGYIKNIFFTDFVVQ; the protein is encoded by the coding sequence ATGGCTGAAGAAGTTGAAGAGAAAAAAGCAAAAAAAGGTGGCAATGGTGCATTAATGATAATTATTATTGCGATATTTGTTTTGCTGCTAGTTATTGGAGGGCTAGTTGCGTTTTTGATGCTTAGTTCTGACGAGCCAAAAGAGGCAAACATGATGCAAGCACCAGCTCAGACTCAAACTCAGGCAATGCCAGCTCAAAATAAGGCAAAGCATGGTAGCAACGACTATTCAAATATGGGACCGATATATCCACTTGATCAGTTTATTGTAAATCTGCTTAGCGAAAATGGCTCAAGATTTCTTAAAACTAAGATCGATATGGAGCAAAGCGATGAGTTGCTAACTCCTGAGCTTGATAAGAAAAAGGCACTTTTAAGAGATATCATTATAAGAACGCTCTCTTCTAAAACTTACGAAGAAGTCAGCACCGCAAAGGGCAAGGATAGGCTAAAGGACGAGATCGTCGGCAAGCTAAATGAAGTGCTAAATGATGGCTACATCAAAAACATATTTTTTACTGATTTTGTGGTGCAATGA
- the acpS gene encoding holo-ACP synthase, with amino-acid sequence MIGIDIVKIDRISRLKARHGELFLKKFLSDDEIALAKNDATLAGFWAAKEAASKALGVGISKECGFLDIELSKDAKNAPKIKFSPKIYTNFNIKEASLSITHDGGFAVAAVMIV; translated from the coding sequence ATGATAGGCATCGATATCGTTAAGATAGATAGGATTTCAAGACTAAAGGCTCGTCACGGCGAGCTTTTTTTAAAAAAATTTCTTAGTGATGATGAGATCGCGCTAGCAAAAAATGATGCAACTTTGGCTGGATTTTGGGCGGCCAAAGAAGCAGCTAGCAAAGCCCTTGGTGTGGGCATCAGCAAAGAGTGTGGCTTTTTGGACATTGAGCTTAGCAAAGACGCAAAAAACGCACCAAAGATAAAATTTAGCCCAAAAATTTATACAAATTTTAATATCAAAGAAGCAAGCCTTAGCATAACTCACGATGGCGGATTTGCTGTAGCTGCAGTGATGATTGTCTGA